Proteins from a genomic interval of Rosa chinensis cultivar Old Blush chromosome 2, RchiOBHm-V2, whole genome shotgun sequence:
- the LOC112186989 gene encoding protein FLUORESCENT IN BLUE LIGHT, chloroplastic isoform X1, producing the protein MARVVFYPKPWSLDLIKHSLYIENPTVYAKRLSEAAAAAAAMAVVARFSCFFTHPKTSARSPPSDQFSLKSTLLEPWKSAFLPFKVEAFGENQIEVLEMSPATKCQGATELRFPAMELLLGNALMFTAPLNALAETCEADNSFFNMPLLLSVALVGATVGGLVARQRKGELQRVNEQLRQINAALRRQAKIESYAPTLSYAPSGRIPESEVIIDPRKHELISRLKAGKNFLRNQEPQKASTEFKAALELAQSLEDSIEEKKAARGLGASLQRQGQYRDAIKYHSMVLAISEREGEDSGNTEAYGAIADCYTELGDLESAGKFYDNYIARLEKD; encoded by the exons ATGGCACGAGTGGTATTTTATCCAAAACCGTGGTCACTTGACTTGATCAAACATTCTCTTTATATCGAAAATCCCACCGTTTACGCCAAACGTTTATCCGAAGCAgcggcagcagcagcagcaatggCAGTGGTAGCTCGTTTCTCTTGCTTCTTCACTCACCCCAAGACCTCCGCCCGATCTCCACCCTCCGATCAATTCTCCCTCAAGTCCACCCTCCTCG AACCATGGAAGTCGGCGTTTCTTCCATTTAAAGTCGAAGCGTTTGGAGAGAATCAAATTGAGGTGTTGGAGATGTCGCCGGCCACAAAATGTCAG GGAGCTACAGAATTGAGATTCCCAGCAATGGAGCTTCTGCTCGGAAATGCCTTAATGTTCACTGCACCTTTGAATGCTTTGGCAGAAACATGTGAGGCCGACAACTCTTTTTTCAACATGCCTCTGCTACTGTCTGTTGCCCTTGTAGGGGCCACTGTTGGAG GGCTGGTTGCCCGGCAAAGGAAAGGGGAATTACAACGAGTGAACGAACAGTTACGACAAATTAATGCTGCTCTGAGAAGACAAGCTAAGATCGAATCATATGCTCCCACTTTGAGTTATGCACCTAGTGGAAGAATACCAGAGAGCGAGGTTATAATTGATCCAAGGAAGCATGAGTTGATTTCTCGATTGAAGGCTGGGAAAAACTTTCTGAGAAACCAAGAACCACAGAAAGCATCTACTGAGTTTAAGGCAGCTCTGGAGCTTGCTCAAAGTTTGGAGGACTCAATTGAGGAGAAGAAGGCTGCAAGGGGTCTAG GAGCCTCACTGCAACGACAGGGCCAATATCGAGATGCCATTAAGTACCATTCTATGGTTTTGGCAATCTCTGAGCGAGAAGGAGAAGACTCGGGAAACACAGAAGCTTATGGAGCAATTGCTGATTGTTATACCGAGCTTGGAGATCTTGAGAGCGCAGGGAAGTTCTATGACAATTATATTGCAAGGTTGGAGAAAGATTAA
- the LOC112188835 gene encoding ABC transporter B family member 10, translated as MEKMFSAILRNEIGWFDDTNNTSSMLSSRLESDATLLRTIVVDRSTILIQNVGLIVASFIIAFILNWRITLVVLATYPLIISGHISEKLFMKGYGGNLSTAHLKANMLAGEAVSNIRTVAAFCSEEKVIDLYAHELVEPSRRSFTRGQIAGIFYGVSLFFIFSSYGLALWYGSVLMEKELATFKSVMKSFFVLIVTALAMGETLALAPDLLKGNQMVASVFDVTDRRTEVLGDIGEEVTKVEGAIELRGVQFSYPSRPDVVLFRDFNLKVRT; from the exons atggaaaagatgttttctG CAATTTTGAGGAATGAGATCGGATGGTTTGATGATACAAACAACACCAGTTCTATGCTTTCGTCGCGTCTAGAAAGTGATGCAACTTTATTACGAACTATTGTTGTTGATCGCTCAACAATTCTTATACAGAATGTGGGTTTGATAGTTGCCTCATTTATCATTGCCTTCATCTTGAACTGGAGAATCACATTAGTGGTCTTAGCCACGTATCCTTTGATCATTAGTGGTCACATCAGCGAG AAACTTTTCATGAAAGGCTATGGTGGCAACTTGAGCACAGCACATCTGAAAGCTAACATGCTAGCTGGGGAAGCTGTAAGTAACATCCGCACTGTTGCTGCATTTTGTTCTGAGGAGAAGGTCATCGACCTATATGCTCATGAGCTTGTTGAGCCTTCTAGACGTTCATTTACTCGTGGTCAGATTGCTGGCATATTCTATGGTGTATCTCTGTTCTTCATATTCTCATCCTATGGCCTGGCCTTGTG GTATGGTTCTGTTTTGATGGAAAAGGAGCTTGCTACCTTTAAATCTGTCATGAAAtcattctttgttttgattgtaACGGCATTAGCAATGGGTGAGACTTTAGCACTTGCCCCAGATCTTTTAAAAGGGAACCAAATGGTGGCATCAGTCTTTGATGTAACAGATCGTAGAACAGAAGTCCTAGGGGACATAGGAGAAGAGGTTACGAAAGTGGAAGGGGCAATTGAGTTAAGGGGTGTTCAATTTAGCTACCCATCGAGACCAGACGTAGTGCTTTTCAGGGACTTCAATTTGAAAGTTCGAACTTGA
- the LOC112186989 gene encoding protein FLUORESCENT IN BLUE LIGHT, chloroplastic isoform X2: protein MSGMMGATELRFPAMELLLGNALMFTAPLNALAETCEADNSFFNMPLLLSVALVGATVGGLVARQRKGELQRVNEQLRQINAALRRQAKIESYAPTLSYAPSGRIPESEVIIDPRKHELISRLKAGKNFLRNQEPQKASTEFKAALELAQSLEDSIEEKKAARGLGASLQRQGQYRDAIKYHSMVLAISEREGEDSGNTEAYGAIADCYTELGDLESAGKFYDNYIARLEKD from the exons ATGTCAGGTATGATG GGAGCTACAGAATTGAGATTCCCAGCAATGGAGCTTCTGCTCGGAAATGCCTTAATGTTCACTGCACCTTTGAATGCTTTGGCAGAAACATGTGAGGCCGACAACTCTTTTTTCAACATGCCTCTGCTACTGTCTGTTGCCCTTGTAGGGGCCACTGTTGGAG GGCTGGTTGCCCGGCAAAGGAAAGGGGAATTACAACGAGTGAACGAACAGTTACGACAAATTAATGCTGCTCTGAGAAGACAAGCTAAGATCGAATCATATGCTCCCACTTTGAGTTATGCACCTAGTGGAAGAATACCAGAGAGCGAGGTTATAATTGATCCAAGGAAGCATGAGTTGATTTCTCGATTGAAGGCTGGGAAAAACTTTCTGAGAAACCAAGAACCACAGAAAGCATCTACTGAGTTTAAGGCAGCTCTGGAGCTTGCTCAAAGTTTGGAGGACTCAATTGAGGAGAAGAAGGCTGCAAGGGGTCTAG GAGCCTCACTGCAACGACAGGGCCAATATCGAGATGCCATTAAGTACCATTCTATGGTTTTGGCAATCTCTGAGCGAGAAGGAGAAGACTCGGGAAACACAGAAGCTTATGGAGCAATTGCTGATTGTTATACCGAGCTTGGAGATCTTGAGAGCGCAGGGAAGTTCTATGACAATTATATTGCAAGGTTGGAGAAAGATTAA
- the LOC112186988 gene encoding oligouridylate-binding protein 1C, with the protein MQHQRLKQQQQQALMQQALLQQHSLYHPGLLAPPQIEPIPSGNLPPGFDPSTCRSVYVGNIHTQVTEPLLQEVFASTGAVESCKLIRKEKSSYGFVHYFDRRSAALAILSLNGRQLFGQPIKVNWAYASGQREDTSGHFNIFVGDLSPEVTDATLFACFSVYSSCSDARVMWDQKTGRSRGFGFVSFRSQQDAQSAINDLNGKWLASRQIRCNWATKGAGTNEDKQSSDAKSVVELTNGSSEDGKEATNNEAPENNPQYTTVYVGNLAPEVTQLDLHRHFHTLGVGVIEEVRLQRDKGFGFVRFNTHAEAALAIQMGNSQSNLCGRQIKCSWGSKPTPPGTVSNPLPPPAAAVPIPGLSASDLLTYERQLAMSKMGGVHALMHPQGQIPLKQGAMGMGTAGASQAIYDGGFQNVATAQQLMYYQ; encoded by the exons ATGCAGCACCAGAGGctgaagcagcagcagcagcaagctCTGATGCAACAGGCTCTTCTTCAGCAGCATTCTCTCTACCACCCCGGCCTCTTGGCTCCGCCTCAG ATAGAGCCAATCCCAAGTGGAAATCTGCCTCCTGGTTTTGATCCAAGTACTTGCCGCAGTGT GTATGTTGGGAATATCCATACCCAGGTGACAGAACCACTTCTTCAAGAGGTTTTTGCAAGTACAGGTGCTGTTGAAAGCTGTAAACTTATAAGAAAGGAAAAG TCATCCTATGGGTTTGTCCACTATTTTGATCGCAGATCAGCCGCTCTTGCAATATTGTCTCTCAATGGAAGACAGCT GTTTGGACAGCCTATCAAGGTGAATTGGGCATATGCCAGTGGTCAGAGGGAAGATACATCAG GTCACTTCAACATTTTTGTAGGTGATCTCAGCCCTGAGGTTACTGATGCTACATTATTTGCATGCTTTTCCGTTTATTCCAGTTGTTC AGATGCAAGAGTTATGTGGGATCAGAAGACAGGGCGCTCTAGAGGCTTTGGGTTTGTCTCATTCCGGAGCCAACAG gATGCTCAAAGTGCTATAAATGACTTAAATG GTAAGTGGCTTGCCAGTAGACAGATACGTTGCAACTGGGCAACAAAAGGTGCTGGCACCAATGAGGATAAGCAGAGTTCAGATGCCAAGAGTGTGGTGGAACTAACAAATGGTTCCTCAG AAGACGGAAAAGAGGCAACTAACAATGAGGCTCCGGAGAACAACCCCCAATATACCACTGTCTACGTTGGCAATCTTGCTCCAGAG GTCACTCAGCTTGATCTTCATCGTCACTTTCACACTCTTGGTGTTGGAGTAATTGAAGAAGTTCGGCTTCAGCGTGAtaagggttttgggtttgtcAGGTTCAATACCCATGCTGAGGCAGCTCTGGCTATACAGATGGGAAATTCTCAGTCGAATTTGTGTGGAAGACAAATAAAG TGCTCTTGGGGCAGCAAGCCTACTCCACCAGGAACAGTCTCAAACCCACTCCCTCCTCCTGCTGCAGCAGTGCCTATCCCGGGCCTCTCTGCAAGCGACCTCCTGACCTATGAGCGGCAACTAGCAATGAGCAAGATGGGCGGTGTCCATGCCCTTATGCACCCCCAGGGACAGATCCCTCTTAAGCAGGGGGCAATGGGAATGGGCACTGCTGGAGCAAGCCAGGCTATATATGATGGTGGATTCCAGAATGTTGCTACTGCCCAGCAGCTCATGTACTACCAGTAA